From one Triticum aestivum cultivar Chinese Spring chromosome 4B, IWGSC CS RefSeq v2.1, whole genome shotgun sequence genomic stretch:
- the LOC123091508 gene encoding peroxidase 4-like isoform X2, which produces MAARAIVALSLILALVAIASGGASAQLSSGFYSRSCPGMLKAVRSALHPAIARERRVGASIVRLFFHDCFVQGCDASLLLDDAPGLRGEKNATPNKNSARGFEVIDAVKAAVEECCPGVVSCADILAIAAEESVVFLGGPSWEVKMGRRDSTTASFNGAENNIPPPTSGLANLTSLFAAQGLSQKDMVALSGL; this is translated from the exons ATGGCGGCGCGCGCCATTGTTGCCCTCTCGCTCATCCTCGCGCTGGTCGCCATAGCCAGCGGAGGAGCGTCGGCGCAGCTGTCGTCGGGATTCTACTCCCGCTCCTGCCCGGGCATGCTCAAAGCTGTGCGCTCGGCGCTGCACCCGGCCATCGCTAGGGAGCGCCGCGTGGGCGCCTCCATCGTCCGCCTcttcttccacgactgcttcgtccaGGGCTGCGACGCCTCGCTGCTGCTGGACGACGCGCCGGGCCTGCGCGGCGAGAAGAACGCCACACCCAACAAGAACTCCGCCAGGGGGTTCGAGGTCATCGACGCCGTCAAGGCGGCCGTCGAGGAGTGTTGTCCCGGggtcgtctcctgcgccgacatcctCGCCATCGCCGCCGAGGAGAGCGTCGTCTTC CTGGGTGGCCCGAGCTGGGAGGTGAAGATGGGGCGGAGAGACTCGACCACGGCGAGCTTCAACGGCGCCGAGAACAACATCCCCCCGCCGACGTCGGGGCTCGCAAACCTTACGTCCCTCTTCGCCGCGCAGGGGCTCTCCCAGAAAGACATGGTCGCACTGTCAG GGCTGTGA